Sequence from the Maribellus comscasis genome:
ATGGAACACGAAACATGATAACCCGCTCCGGTTCTACCATTCTCTCCAGAATTTTTGCTTTCTGATAGCGCGGATTTTTTTCGTAAAACTCCCAAACTGAACCGATTACCTCTTCCACAGCCTGGTGAAATTCATTTTCGCCCGGAGTTCGTTTCTCCAAATCAGCAATGAACTCATTTATATCTGTTTTCATTTCTTTATTTATTTTGAAATAATGTGTAAAGGTAGAAATCAAAAAAAATAAAAAACAAGAAAACCATAAATATTAAACAACAATTAAAACACTGAAAAACAACATACTACACCTTTAAAGAAAGATGTTAAAAAGCAGTATCTGACAATCGTCAGTTTTTGGAAAAGCAAAAAAAGCCCTTCCCCATAGAGAGAAGAGCCTTTCTGATTTTATTATGAGTTGTGATTTTTACATCATTCCACCCATTCCGCCCATTCCTGGTGCACCTCCACCCATTGGCGGTGCAGGGTTCTCTTCTTTTTCCTCAACAACTACAGTTTCGGTAGTTAAGAACATACCTGCAATCGAGGCTGCATTTTCAAGAGCAACACGGGTAACTTTTGCAGGGTCGATAACACCCGCTTCATACAAATTCTGGTACTCATCAACACGGGCATTATAACCGAAATCATCTTTGCCTTCTTTGATCTTTTGAACAATAACAGCACCTTCTTTACCAGCATTTCCTACAATCTGACGAAGTGGCTCTTCAATTGCACGTTTTATAATTTCAACACCGGTTTGTTCATCGTCATTGTCTCCTTTAATACTGTCAAGGTCGGCAACTGCGCGTAAATACGCTACTCCACCTCCAGGAACAATACCTTCTTCCACTGCCGCGCGGGTTGCACTTAAAGCATCATCAACACGGTCTTTTTTCTCTTTCATTTCAACTTCAGACGCAGCTCCGACATAAATTACGGCAACACCTCCGGCCAATTTAGCCAAACGCTCCTGCAATTTTTCTTTATCGTAATCAGAAGTTGTCGTTTCAATTTGTTTTTTAATCTGTCCAACACGAGCAGCTATAGCATCTTCAGCACCTGAACCATTTACTATTGTAGTATTTTCTTTGTCAACAGTAATTTTTTCTGCCTGTCCAAGCATATCAATAGTAGCCTGTTCCAGCTTCATTCCTTTTTCTTCGGTAATTACTGAACCACCTGTCAAAATAGCAATGTCTTCCAGCATTTCTTTACGACGGTCGCCAAATCCGGGAGCTTTAACAGCACACACTTTTAAAGAACCACGCAAACGGTTTACAACCAAAGTTGCCAGAGCTTCACCATCAACATCTTCAGAAATAATCATCAACGGACGACCAGTTTGAGCAGTCGCTTCCAAAACAGGAAGAAGATCTTTCATTGTGCTGATTTTCTTATCGTGGATAAGAATATAAGGATTTTCCAGTTCTGCAGCCATTTTTTCAGCATCAGTTACAAAATACGGAGAAATGTAACCACGGTCAAACTGCATACCTTCAACTACATCAACATATGTATCAGTACCTTTTGATTCTTCAATAGTTATTACACCTTCTTTGTGAACTTTCTGCATTGCTTCTGCAATCAGTTTACCAATAACTTCGTCGTTATTTGCAGAAATTTTGGCTACTGATTCAATTTTTGCATAATCGTCTCCAATGGTTTGAGCCTGGTTCGCGATACTTTCAACAACTTTTGCAACGGCTTTGTCGATACCACGTTTCAAATCCATTGGATTGGCACCGGCGGCAACGTTTTTCAAACCTACATTAACAATCGACTGTGCCAAAACGGTAGCAGTTGTAGTACCATCACCAGCATCATCGCCGGTCTTAGAGGCAACCTCCTTAACCATCTGAGCACCAAGGTTCTCGTAAGCGTCGGCTAAATCTATTTCTTTTGCTACTGTTACACCGTCTTTTGTGATTTGTGGTGCACCAAATTTTTTCTCAATTACCACATTACGACCTTTAGGCCCCAATGTTACTTTCACAGCGTTTGCGAGTTTATCCACGCCGCTTTTCAACATATCGCGTGCTTCAATGTCGAATTTAATTTCTTTTGCCATAATATTCTTCTTTTTTTGATTTTGATTAAGCGATGTACAAAACGTCAGTTTGTGACATTAACAAATAATCTGCTCCGTCAATGTTCAACTCTGTTCCGGAATATTTACCGTAGAAAACAACATCACCTGTTTTCAGTTCCATAGGTTCGTCTTTTTTGTCAGCACCAACGAGCACAACGGTCCCTACTTGCGGTTTTTCTTTTGCTGAATCAGGAATAATAATTCCACTCACTGTCTTCTCTTCGGCTTCCTGCGGTTGAACCAGGATTTTACCTGCCAGAATTTTACCTTTTAAATCTGCCATAGTTGTTTAGCTTTATACATTAAACATTTATATTTTTCAAAAATCGACACCCTCCTTTATCATATTCTGTGCCAAGTCCCCCTAGCCCTTTCATTTGTAGAAAACAAAGACAAAATTACACGCCCAGGGTATTCACCCCAACCAACACAAACACGCAAGACACAATAAATCAATAAATTAAACCAAATGACATTAATTATGACATGCTGACAGCAAGGAAAGATTGTGGCTCAGTTAGCATGTAGTCTTCGAAAAAAAAGTAGAAATATGTAAAGTTTCGGGTAAGAAGAATAAACTGACTGAAATTCAAAAATTGAGAGCGAAAAATTTGCACAAAAAAAGGCTGCTCTTTTTCTATCAGGCAGCCTTTTATATTGCAATATCTTAAATTCCTATTGTTCTCCGTTATCATCTCCGTTTACCGGAGTTTCTGTATTTTGATCGTTTGTAGAAGCCGGAGGTGTAGTCGGGAAACTTGGCACTTGTGTTGGATCAACAGTATTTTCAATCTGGTCGCGAACCATCGATTCATCAACTCCAGCTTGCTGACGTGGAATAAATGCTGAACCTAAAATCGATAAAACCAAAAGTGAAGCTGCTAACACCCATGTTCCTTTTTCAAGGAAATCAGTTGTTTTACGAACACCCATTACCTGATTCGATGATTGAAAATTACTGGCCAAACCGCCGCCTTTTGAATTCTGTACCAATACGATAAGCACCAAAAGGATACAAACGATAAATATTAAAACGGTTATTAATGTGTACATTTTTCGCTTATTAAATGTTCTTTAAATCTTCAATTTCTTTAATTCGGCTTGCAAAGTAAACACTTTTTTCCGGATATTTCAAACTTAATTTTTCGAAAGCTTTAATAGCTTTTTCATATTTTTTCTGCTGCAAATAAATAGTTGCCAACGTTTCGGAAACAATCTCCCCATCCTCTTCCACCGACTTTTTTACCGCTTCGTTTTCACTGCTTTGCCATTCATCATCCGTTTCTGAATTTCGTTTTATCTTACCAGAGTCTGATGCCAAAAATTTATCTATCAGTGAATATTTAGACGAATTGTCGTCTTCTGCTTCGAAATCGAATACTGATTTTTTCTCATGTTCGGCAGAAATACTTCCCGGATTCGATATAACTTCATGTTTTTCTTGAAGATAGTGGTATAGTTTTTTTCTGTCAGGAACGGAAACGGCAACTTTTTTTAAAACCTGTTCAAAATCGGGATGATATGTTTCCTTCAGATTTTTTAAATAAAGAATTTGTATCGTCTGAAAATAGGGGTATTTATCAACTGTTGCTTTCAAATCCTCGTGGATTTGATTATCAAAAGCCCTTCTGTTGTTTAATATGTCATAAAGTTCTTCCTTTTGCATTTTTTACCAATTGGCAACAGTTGCATTGAAAATATCCTCCAGTAGTTTTTCAACAATTGTAGGAACCAAGTCGTCCTCAATATCGCTCAAACTACTTGTACTGTCAAAATCTTCATAAGCCGAAAACGACCTTTCAAAACTCAAATCAGGGTCGGCACCATTTGTATATTTTACCTTTACGGTGATTGTGAGCCTGTTTTGTGCGGCTAAATCATCTTTTTGAATCGACATGGGCCGAACATCGTAGTTTTCTATTTGTCCTTCAAAAATCAAATCGCCGTTATCCTGCACTTCGTTCAACGAAGTTTGCCGTTGTAATTTTTCTCTTAACTCTTCTGTAAAAGTCTGACTGAGATTTGGATTGACCAAACGCGCACGGTTTGGGAAATAATAAACGGTATAAGTTTTAATGTCTGACGACAAATTGACACCGGTAAAAGAATAATTTATTTTACACCCTGCAACAAAAACGACGGATGCAAAAATCAAAATCTTCAACCAATTCAACTTTTTATAATTATCCATTAATATCGTACTCCTTTATTTTTCTGTATAGTGTTCGTTCTGAGATTCCCAACTCCTGCGCAGCATATTTTCTTTTCCCGTTGTGTTTATCAAGCGCCTTTTTAATTAGTTCAATTTCCTTTTCTTCCAGCGAAAGCGACTCCTCAACATATTCCTCGGTATCCTGAATATTGTCTTTATCCAAATGTTCAATATGAATAGGCTTTGAATGCGAATCATCCGGCACAATTTTCCCGTTTTCGGTGTCGTACAAATTTCGAATAATCTGCGCCTGATCTCTGGAAATCGGAGACTCTCTGTTTTCCATTAAATCAAGTACAAGCTTTTTTAAATCTGTCACATCCCGTTTCATGTCAAACAACACTTTGTACAAAATTTCGCGTTCGTTGGCAAACGAGTTATCCTGCTGTTTATTTGAAAGTAAGGCAGGTAAATTTTTCACATTGTTATTTGGCAAATAATTTCGTAAAACATCAGAAGAAATATCCCGATTCTGTTCAATGATTGAAATTTGTTCCGTAATATTTTTTAACTGTCTCACATTTCCCGGCCACGGATAATTTACCAGTAAAATGCGGGCTTCTTCATCCAACTGAATGTGAGGCATGCGGTATTTCTCGGCAAAATCACGTGCAAACTTCCTGAACAACAAAAAAATATCCTCCGGACGTTCCCGCAACGGATTAATGATTACCGGAACAGTGTTTAAGCGATAATATAAGTCTTCCCTGAATTTCCCCTGTTCTATTGCTTCCGGGATATTTACGTTGGTGGCTGCAATTACCCGTACATTTGTTTTAATTACTTTTGATGAACCTACTTTAATAAATTCCCCTGTTTCAAGTATACGAAGCAAGCGCACCTGGGTTGAAAGGGGAAGTTCACCAATTTCATCTAAAAAAATGGTTCCGCCATCGGCCTCCTGAAAATATCCTTTTCTGTCGGACAGCGCACCTGTAAATGCACCTTTTTCGTGACCAAAAAGTTCAGAATCGATTGTACCTTCCGGAATGGCACCGCAGTTTACTGCTATATATTTGCCATGCTTCCGGCTTGAAAACTGATGAATAATTTGTGGGAATATCTCCTTTCCTGTCCCGCTTTCACCCGTTATCAAAACCGAAAGATCAGTTGGAGCGACCTGCACTGCAACCTCAATCGCCCTGTTTAAACCGGGAGAGTTTCCTATAATTTCAAACCTTTGTTTTATTCCCTGAATATCCATAATTCTTTATAAGTAAAGCGCAAATTTACAATTTTTCGCTGGCATTACTTAACTTCAATTTAGAATTAACCTTTTTTAGGTTTCAAAAATATTCGGGAGCAAAAACTACACGTGAAGTTCGATTTTTGATGAAGGAAATGCTGTTTCAATAATTATCTTTGTTCCAAAATTTTAAAAATGGACTTTGTAGCAATAATACCTGCCCGGTATGAATCGTCTCGCTTTCCGGGCAAACCTCTGGCAATATTGGGCAATAAACCGATGATTCAACTGGTTGTTGAAAACATATCAAAAGCGCTTGACCACGTATGGGTTGCTACAGATGACGCCCGAATTTTTGATGCCGTGAAAAATTTTGGAGGAAATGCTGTAATGACGTCAAAAGAACACCAGAGTGGTACTGATCGCTGCGCAGAGGCAGCACGGATTTTGGCCCGGGAGATTCATTTTGATGTGGTTGTTAATGTACAGGGTGACGAACCTTTTATTCAACCCGAACAAATTGAATGTTTAAAATCGTGCTTTTCAGACAACACAGAAATCGCCACTTTGATAAAAAAAATTGAAACTTCTGATGAACTGTTTAATCCCAACCGCCCCAAAGTTGTCGTTGACGATTTTTTCAATGCGCTTTATTTCAGCCGCTCTCCAGTTCCATACCTAAGGGGAGAAGAGGAACAAAAATGGCACGTATTGTTTAAATACTGGGCACATATCGGGATGTACGCATACAAGGCTGATGTGCTGCAGAAAATAACGATACTGTCCCAAGGAAAACTTGAGAAAGCCGAGTCATTGGAACAACTGCGTTGGCTCGAAAACGGATTCAAAATAAAAGTTGCTGAGACCGCTCATCAGAGCATAGGGATCGATACTCCGGAAGATTTGCAAACGGCCCTAAGTTTCTTGAATTCAACAAAAAGGTAAAAACATACTTCACTAAAAAATCAGACAAAAAACACCTTTATTTAAATTATTTGTTAATTTGGAAGTAGTTTTTTGAAGAATCAGAAGAATTATTTAGGACATTATTGCAACTATTGCCAAATTATACTGTCAATAAAAAAAAGGCATATTATTTGTTCTACTCATGATGTAAATTACAGAGCTATGAAACATATTTTACTACTATTGATATTTTCATTTATAAGTTTTGCGGGATTTTCGCAAACACAAAAAAATGAATCTTCCCGGTGGAATAAAACATCACTGGACATAAATACACAAATTGAGTTGAAAGTTTTTCCAAATCCCTGCACCGGACAAAAATTAACAGTTGAAATAGATAACGAGGAACTCACTGAACTTAGAATTACAAATATTGCGGGAAAAGTAGTAATGCTAAAAAAATATCTTATTCCGGTTAACAAAGTAGAGCTTTCGCTGGATAATACTCCGAATGGAATATATTTGATCCAGATAAAAACAACAGCAAATAAGTTAATGGCCAGGAAGCTGATAGTTTCCGCAAGATAAAACCTAACCATTAATTAAGACCAAATTATATTAAAATTTGCTAATTCTTTTTACTTTCACCCTCCAAATTAAATTTTTGAAGGTTTGAAAACAATAGTTACTTTTTTTGCTCTGTTAATTTCCGTCTCACTTTTTTCTCAGGAAAAAATAGCGGACGTCAGAGATCGCGTTGGACAGCAAGTTACGGTTAGCGGGATTGTTACTAACGGAGATGAATTGGGAAGCATTCGTTATTTTCAGGATGAAACCGCTGGATTGGCAGCATACGGAACCTCTTTGGCAGACATCAAAAGGGGAGATTCAATTATGATAACAGGAACGTTAAAAGATTACCGAAATCTTCTTGAACTGGATCCTATTGAATCAGTAACCGTTATATCATCAGGAAATGAGTTACCTGCCCCCCTAACTTTAACTATCGATGAAATTGGTGAAGATAATGAAGGCCAATTAGTCCAGATAAATAACGTAACCTTTGTAAATGCAAATGGAACTTTTGCCGGAAGTCAGAATTACGATTTCACTAGTGGAGAGCTAACCGGGGAATTAAGAATAAACGCCAACTCTAGTATTGTTGGTGAAGTTATCCCTACCGGTGGATTCAATTTGATTGCCATATGCTCTCAGTTTTCATATAATACCAACGACAATCAAACCGGCTACCAATTACTTCCACGCGATATGGATGATTTTGTCTCCAACGCTTCGGTGACTTTAACATCGCCCGTTCAAATTGATGAAATTACAACCACCGGATTTTCATTGATATGGGAAACAAATGTGGATGCTACTTCAGAAGTGCGATTCGGACTTTCTCCGGAGATGTCTGACTGGGAATATTCAAAATCTGAAACAGAAATAACTGAAAATACTTTTTCACACAAAATTAATATCAGTAACCTCGCTCCCGCAACAATTGTTTATGCACAGACATTCTCCGTTCTGGAGGGAGACACTGCCTTTTCTTCCGTAAGTGCTTGTGCTACTCAATCAAATTCAACAGGCAAAATTAATGTTTATTTTAACACAGAAGTCGACCAGTCGGAATCAACCGGCCCTGTGGCAAAATATATAGGAACCGCGATGGAAGACACTTTAATTGCTTATATAAACAGGGCCGAAGAAACAATTGATTTTTGTATCTACAATATAAATAATTATGGCATCAGCAACGTCAGCGACGCTTTAAATGCGGCTGCCGACCGGGGGGTAGAAATTCGTTTTATAACTTGCGGTTCTACCAATCATTATGGCGTTAGTGAGCTGAATTCCGGGATACCTGTTATAGAAAGACCTGAAGTTCAGGATGGTGGGCTCATGCACAACAAATTCGCCATATTCGATGCGAACTCTGCTGATGCAACAAAACCATGGGTCTGGTCGGGCTCAGCAAACCTGACCAGCAATCAAATAAACACCGATGCCAATAACATTTTGTTTATTCAGGATCAAACATTAGCCAAGGCTTATCAAATTGAATTTGAGGAAATGTGGGGTTCAACTACCAACCAGCCTAACACTGCAAATGCAAAATTCGGAGCCGACAAAACGGATAATACTCCTCATGAATTTATTATTAACGGAAATCGTATTGAAAGTTATTTTAGCCCTTCCGACAATACAAATCAAAAAATAATAGATGCCATTAATACCGCCAACAATGATTTAAGTGTGGAAACGATGTTAATTACCCGAACTGATTTGGCGCTGGCCATCAGCGACGCATTTGACAGAAATGTTGAAGTAAATGTCATAACTAACTTTGAAAACGATAACTTGGAGTCGGTGAATAATATGTTAGCAGCCAACTTGCTTCAGGGAAAATATATTTTTGATGATATCTCAAGCGGAGTTTTACATAGTAAACTAGCAATAATCGACTCGAAAGACATAACTTCCGATCCGCAAATTATTACCGGAAGTCATAACTGGAGCAACTCAGCAAACGAAAGAAACGACGAAAACACCTTAATTATCCACGATGCTGATATAGCAAATATTTACTTTCAACAATTTGCCTTTCGCTTTTCCGAAAATGGGGGGAACTTGTTTGTTAAAGCAGAATCGATTGAAATGACAGATTTACAGGTTTACCCCAACCCAGCATCTGAAAAAATAAATATTTCCTCTGCAAAAGAATTTGTCGGGATTGAAGTTTACACGCTTACAGGCGAGAAAATAATTCAAAATACAAATATGAATTCAACCCACAAAGAACTGAATATAAGCAACCTACTCCCCGGCATTTATATATTAAAAATAAATCTTAAAACCGGAGAACAGAATACATATAAAATAATAAAACACTAATTTATTAATTAAAACTTATTCAATTTTTCACTGAATCAATGGAATAAATCGGTTGTCTGTCTTTATCTTTAATAAAAAAAGAAAAATGCACAGATTTATTTTCACCCTTGTCTTCCCTCTGTTTTTTTTATTTTCGTGTACAAATGACAAAAATCCTGATCCTTGGATAGTATCTGCTCCGGCAGGGGATCGCTTTGTCGAAATAAACAATACAGGCGAAACTGTTATTCCAAACGGAAGACTTTTGACTCCGGTCGGAAAAAATATTGTTGTTGCCCCCCACCCTTTTGGTTTAGCTATCAGTCCTGATGGAAACACCGCAGTGACGGCCAATTCAGGAACAAGTCCGCTCTCCATAACAATCATCAGAAACATACTGTCAGAAAACCCCGAAGTTCAGCAAGTTCCCCCCGGACCCGCTACTGACCGTGGTGTCTTGGCATCAGTTTTTATGGGACTCGCTGTTTCAAAAGACAACAGTGTGGTTTATGTTGCCGGCGGACAGGAAAATAAGATATTCATTTTCGATTTAAAGACAGGTGAAAAGAAAGGATTTATCGATTGCTCTTTTGAATCAGACAGCATTGATTACACCCATGGATATATCGGTGATTTAACACTTTCAGAAGACGGAAGAAAACTATTTGCCGTCGACCAGATTGGATTCCGGATGATAATCGCAAATACCGAAACCAACCAGCTCGAAAAAAATGTTCCCGTGGGAAGATACCCGTTTGGGATTTGTCTGTCACCCGACGAAAAAAAGGTGTATGTAGCAAATGTGGGAATGTTTCAATACAGCATGGTAAAAGGAATTACATCTGATAATGTTGTAGAAAAAGCTTTAAAATATCCACCATTTGCTTATGGAAGTAAGGAGATGATTGAAGGCATTCAAACCGACAGTTTGGAGGTTCCCGGGCTGGGAGAAATGAATTCGTCCGAAGGATTTTCAGTTTTTACCGTTAGTTTGCAAAATCCGCAGCAAGCAGAAGTTATTGCCAAAAGCAAAACCGGACATTTGGTTGGAGCGATGGTTGAAGACATTCCGGCTGTTGGCGGGG
This genomic interval carries:
- the groL gene encoding chaperonin GroEL (60 kDa chaperone family; promotes refolding of misfolded polypeptides especially under stressful conditions; forms two stacked rings of heptamers to form a barrel-shaped 14mer; ends can be capped by GroES; misfolded proteins enter the barrel where they are refolded when GroES binds), whose amino-acid sequence is MAKEIKFDIEARDMLKSGVDKLANAVKVTLGPKGRNVVIEKKFGAPQITKDGVTVAKEIDLADAYENLGAQMVKEVASKTGDDAGDGTTTATVLAQSIVNVGLKNVAAGANPMDLKRGIDKAVAKVVESIANQAQTIGDDYAKIESVAKISANNDEVIGKLIAEAMQKVHKEGVITIEESKGTDTYVDVVEGMQFDRGYISPYFVTDAEKMAAELENPYILIHDKKISTMKDLLPVLEATAQTGRPLMIISEDVDGEALATLVVNRLRGSLKVCAVKAPGFGDRRKEMLEDIAILTGGSVITEEKGMKLEQATIDMLGQAEKITVDKENTTIVNGSGAEDAIAARVGQIKKQIETTTSDYDKEKLQERLAKLAGGVAVIYVGAASEVEMKEKKDRVDDALSATRAAVEEGIVPGGGVAYLRAVADLDSIKGDNDDEQTGVEIIKRAIEEPLRQIVGNAGKEGAVIVQKIKEGKDDFGYNARVDEYQNLYEAGVIDPAKVTRVALENAASIAGMFLTTETVVVEEKEENPAPPMGGGAPGMGGMGGMM
- a CDS encoding co-chaperone GroES; this encodes MADLKGKILAGKILVQPQEAEEKTVSGIIIPDSAKEKPQVGTVVLVGADKKDEPMELKTGDVVFYGKYSGTELNIDGADYLLMSQTDVLYIA
- the secG gene encoding preprotein translocase subunit SecG, giving the protein MYTLITVLIFIVCILLVLIVLVQNSKGGGLASNFQSSNQVMGVRKTTDFLEKGTWVLAASLLVLSILGSAFIPRQQAGVDESMVRDQIENTVDPTQVPSFPTTPPASTNDQNTETPVNGDDNGEQ
- a CDS encoding LptE family protein, yielding MKILIFASVVFVAGCKINYSFTGVNLSSDIKTYTVYYFPNRARLVNPNLSQTFTEELREKLQRQTSLNEVQDNGDLIFEGQIENYDVRPMSIQKDDLAAQNRLTITVKVKYTNGADPDLSFERSFSAYEDFDSTSSLSDIEDDLVPTIVEKLLEDIFNATVANW
- a CDS encoding sigma-54 interaction domain-containing protein — encoded protein: MDIQGIKQRFEIIGNSPGLNRAIEVAVQVAPTDLSVLITGESGTGKEIFPQIIHQFSSRKHGKYIAVNCGAIPEGTIDSELFGHEKGAFTGALSDRKGYFQEADGGTIFLDEIGELPLSTQVRLLRILETGEFIKVGSSKVIKTNVRVIAATNVNIPEAIEQGKFREDLYYRLNTVPVIINPLRERPEDIFLLFRKFARDFAEKYRMPHIQLDEEARILLVNYPWPGNVRQLKNITEQISIIEQNRDISSDVLRNYLPNNNVKNLPALLSNKQQDNSFANEREILYKVLFDMKRDVTDLKKLVLDLMENRESPISRDQAQIIRNLYDTENGKIVPDDSHSKPIHIEHLDKDNIQDTEEYVEESLSLEEKEIELIKKALDKHNGKRKYAAQELGISERTLYRKIKEYDING
- the kdsB gene encoding 3-deoxy-manno-octulosonate cytidylyltransferase, translated to MDFVAIIPARYESSRFPGKPLAILGNKPMIQLVVENISKALDHVWVATDDARIFDAVKNFGGNAVMTSKEHQSGTDRCAEAARILAREIHFDVVVNVQGDEPFIQPEQIECLKSCFSDNTEIATLIKKIETSDELFNPNRPKVVVDDFFNALYFSRSPVPYLRGEEEQKWHVLFKYWAHIGMYAYKADVLQKITILSQGKLEKAESLEQLRWLENGFKIKVAETAHQSIGIDTPEDLQTALSFLNSTKR
- a CDS encoding T9SS type A sorting domain-containing protein, which produces MKHILLLLIFSFISFAGFSQTQKNESSRWNKTSLDINTQIELKVFPNPCTGQKLTVEIDNEELTELRITNIAGKVVMLKKYLIPVNKVELSLDNTPNGIYLIQIKTTANKLMARKLIVSAR
- a CDS encoding phospholipase D-like domain-containing protein — translated: MKTIVTFFALLISVSLFSQEKIADVRDRVGQQVTVSGIVTNGDELGSIRYFQDETAGLAAYGTSLADIKRGDSIMITGTLKDYRNLLELDPIESVTVISSGNELPAPLTLTIDEIGEDNEGQLVQINNVTFVNANGTFAGSQNYDFTSGELTGELRINANSSIVGEVIPTGGFNLIAICSQFSYNTNDNQTGYQLLPRDMDDFVSNASVTLTSPVQIDEITTTGFSLIWETNVDATSEVRFGLSPEMSDWEYSKSETEITENTFSHKINISNLAPATIVYAQTFSVLEGDTAFSSVSACATQSNSTGKINVYFNTEVDQSESTGPVAKYIGTAMEDTLIAYINRAEETIDFCIYNINNYGISNVSDALNAAADRGVEIRFITCGSTNHYGVSELNSGIPVIERPEVQDGGLMHNKFAIFDANSADATKPWVWSGSANLTSNQINTDANNILFIQDQTLAKAYQIEFEEMWGSTTNQPNTANAKFGADKTDNTPHEFIINGNRIESYFSPSDNTNQKIIDAINTANNDLSVETMLITRTDLALAISDAFDRNVEVNVITNFENDNLESVNNMLAANLLQGKYIFDDISSGVLHSKLAIIDSKDITSDPQIITGSHNWSNSANERNDENTLIIHDADIANIYFQQFAFRFSENGGNLFVKAESIEMTDLQVYPNPASEKINISSAKEFVGIEVYTLTGEKIIQNTNMNSTHKELNISNLLPGIYILKINLKTGEQNTYKIIKH